The proteins below are encoded in one region of Serratia symbiotica:
- the aroQ gene encoding type II 3-dehydroquinate dehydratase — MSDKFHILLLNGPNLNLLGTREPEKYGSTTLAEIVNELENQASALDITLSHLQSNAESLLIDRVHQARGNTDFILINPAAFTHTSVALRDALLAVQIPFIEIHLSNVHAREPFRHHSYLSDVAVGVICGLGANGYTFALQAAVNRLSNTY, encoded by the coding sequence ATGTCGGATAAATTTCACATTTTGCTTCTAAACGGCCCCAATCTGAATCTGTTGGGGACGCGTGAGCCAGAGAAGTACGGCAGCACAACACTAGCAGAGATTGTTAATGAATTAGAAAACCAGGCGTCCGCACTGGATATAACACTGAGTCATCTGCAATCCAACGCCGAGTCTCTGCTGATCGATCGCGTTCATCAGGCACGCGGCAACACGGATTTCATTTTGATCAACCCGGCTGCGTTCACGCACACCAGTGTGGCGCTACGCGATGCATTGCTGGCGGTGCAGATCCCCTTTATCGAGATCCATCTGTCCAACGTGCACGCTCGTGAGCCTTTCCGCCATCACTCTTACCTCTCTGACGTAGCGGTAGGCGTGATCTGCGGGCTGGGTGCAAATGGCTACACTTTTGCTTTACAGGCAGCGGTTAACCGTCTGTCAAATACCTACTAA
- the mreC gene encoding rod shape-determining protein MreC: protein MKPIFSRGTSLQLRLFLAVIVAISLIVADRRLDAFVQIRNYMDTAVSPFYFLANGPRKALDSLSETLATRQQLKLENRALRQELLLKNSDLLLLDQFKQENTRLRELLGSPLRQDEHMMVTQVISTSADPYSDQVVIDKGSDNGVYEGQPVISDKGVVGQVVAVAKVTSRVLLICDVAHALPIQVLRNDIRVIAAGSGCADDLQLEHLPSSADVRVGDVLVTSGLGGRFPEGYPVAVVSSVKVDNQRAYTVIQARPTAGLQRLRYLLLLWGTDRNGDMPLPPGEVHRVANERLMQMMPQVLPPVEAVGPPSPLLAAGTH from the coding sequence ATGAAGCCAATTTTCAGCAGAGGGACTTCCCTACAATTACGGCTCTTTTTGGCGGTGATTGTAGCCATTAGCCTGATCGTTGCTGACAGACGGCTCGATGCATTCGTGCAGATACGCAACTACATGGACACCGCCGTCAGTCCTTTCTATTTTCTCGCCAATGGGCCGCGCAAAGCTTTAGACAGCCTGTCAGAAACGCTGGCCACCCGCCAACAATTAAAACTGGAAAACCGCGCTCTGCGCCAGGAACTGCTGCTGAAAAACAGCGACCTTCTTCTTCTTGACCAATTTAAGCAGGAGAATACCCGATTGCGCGAGCTGTTGGGGTCGCCGTTGCGCCAGGACGAGCACATGATGGTCACCCAGGTGATCTCCACCAGTGCTGATCCGTACAGCGATCAGGTGGTGATCGACAAGGGATCGGACAACGGCGTATATGAAGGCCAGCCGGTGATCAGCGACAAGGGGGTGGTTGGTCAAGTGGTGGCGGTGGCCAAGGTTACCAGCCGCGTGCTGCTGATTTGCGACGTTGCACACGCGCTGCCAATCCAAGTGCTGCGCAACGATATACGGGTGATAGCCGCAGGTAGCGGCTGCGCCGACGATTTACAATTGGAACATTTGCCGAGCAGTGCCGATGTCCGGGTGGGTGATGTTCTGGTCACCTCTGGTCTGGGTGGCCGCTTCCCGGAAGGTTATCCGGTGGCGGTGGTTTCGTCCGTCAAGGTGGATAACCAGCGCGCCTATACTGTGATTCAGGCTCGGCCCACCGCTGGGCTACAACGCCTGCGTTACCTGCTGCTGCTGTGGGGTACAGATCGCAACGGCGATATGCCGCTGCCGCCGGGCGAAGTACACCGGGTGGCTAATGAGCGCTTAATGCAGATGATGCCGCAGGTGCTGCCGCCAGTTGAAGCTGTTGGGCCACCATCACCGCTGCTGGCCGCAGGAACCCACTAA
- the mreB gene encoding rod shape-determining protein MreB, which produces MFKKFRGMFSNDLSIDLGTANTLIYVKGQGIVLNEPSVVAIRQDRAGSPKSVAAVGHDAKQMLGRTPGNIAAIRPMKDGVIADFFVTEKMLQHFIKQVHSNNFMRPSPRVLVCVPVGATQVERRAIRESAQGAGAREVFLIEEPMAAAIGAGLPVSEATGSMVVDIGGGTTEVAVISLNGVVYSSSVRIGGDRFDEAIINYVRRNYGSLIGEATAERIKHEIGSAYPGDEVREIEVRGRNLAEGVPRGFTLNSNEILEALQEPLTGIVSAVMVALEQCPPELASDISERGMVLTGGGALLRNLDRLLMEETGIPVVVAEDPLTCVARGGGKALEMIDMHGGDLFSED; this is translated from the coding sequence ATGTTTAAGAAATTCCGTGGCATGTTTTCCAATGACTTGTCCATCGACTTGGGTACTGCTAATACCCTGATTTATGTTAAGGGACAAGGTATTGTATTGAATGAACCGTCGGTGGTTGCCATCCGCCAAGATCGTGCCGGTTCTCCGAAGAGCGTTGCGGCTGTAGGCCATGACGCCAAACAGATGTTGGGGCGCACCCCTGGTAATATCGCGGCAATTCGCCCGATGAAAGATGGCGTTATCGCTGACTTCTTCGTGACCGAAAAAATGCTGCAACACTTTATAAAACAGGTTCATAGCAACAACTTTATGCGCCCAAGCCCGCGCGTGTTGGTCTGTGTGCCTGTCGGTGCAACCCAGGTTGAACGCCGCGCTATCCGCGAATCTGCCCAGGGAGCTGGCGCGCGTGAAGTGTTTTTGATTGAAGAACCGATGGCTGCGGCGATCGGCGCAGGTTTGCCGGTATCAGAAGCCACTGGTTCCATGGTGGTGGACATCGGTGGCGGTACTACTGAAGTGGCGGTGATTTCGTTGAACGGCGTGGTCTACTCCTCTTCGGTACGCATCGGCGGTGATCGCTTTGATGAGGCCATCATTAATTATGTGCGCCGTAACTACGGTTCACTGATCGGTGAAGCCACCGCCGAGCGCATTAAGCATGAAATCGGTTCGGCTTACCCTGGCGACGAAGTGCGAGAAATCGAAGTTCGCGGTCGTAACCTGGCCGAAGGCGTGCCGCGCGGCTTTACCCTGAACTCCAATGAAATCCTTGAAGCCTTGCAGGAACCGTTGACCGGCATTGTCAGCGCGGTGATGGTGGCGTTGGAACAGTGCCCACCGGAGCTGGCTTCCGATATTTCCGAGCGCGGCATGGTATTGACCGGTGGCGGTGCGTTGCTGCGCAACCTCGATCGCCTACTGATGGAAGAAACCGGCATTCCGGTCGTTGTAGCAGAAGATCCGCTAACCTGCGTGGCTCGCGGCGGAGGCAAGGCGTTGGAAATGATCGACATGCATGGCGGTGATTTGTTCAGCGAAGATTAG